From the Bdellovibrio reynosensis genome, one window contains:
- a CDS encoding response regulator codes for MKSIILDSVANSYFTFSMALRVLLADESSTIKKVMQLALSDFAVEVKAVPVGLDVLSVTKTFKPDIVFADVLLTKRSGYEVCADLKNDAETAHIPVVLMWSGFMEIDETKASECKADRRLEKPFDADHLRSIVNDLVQKTTSNPVSNFLTFPSMPDFEEAPVDEAIHQEASNEIYAVPEAQDEAFLDIPEISDADANPLEVSDEEFSAVPLTNPKMAEEHDEGGWAHQDLTKFKINLPETETGDFASKFVIPQDDELSSAHIEMDGDFEEISFVKPGATKTAPKPTTESFVSKVEKSVKDQMMETLQKAAPKRAEAPQAAAQNAQSKGDLNSNMMEKVIREEAREVIESICWKILPEIAERIVRDEINKILKDTEKSI; via the coding sequence ATGAAGTCTATTATCCTTGACTCAGTTGCAAATTCCTATTTTACTTTTAGTATGGCTTTACGCGTCTTACTTGCAGATGAGAGTTCCACAATCAAAAAAGTAATGCAACTTGCATTGTCTGACTTCGCTGTTGAAGTGAAGGCAGTTCCGGTGGGGCTTGATGTCCTGTCAGTGACCAAAACTTTTAAACCTGACATTGTATTTGCGGATGTGCTTTTAACGAAGCGCTCAGGTTATGAAGTTTGTGCGGATTTAAAAAATGACGCTGAAACAGCTCACATCCCGGTGGTGTTGATGTGGAGTGGTTTCATGGAAATCGATGAAACCAAAGCAAGTGAATGTAAAGCCGACCGTCGTTTAGAAAAACCTTTCGATGCCGACCACTTACGCTCGATTGTGAATGATTTAGTTCAAAAAACGACATCCAATCCTGTAAGTAATTTTTTAACTTTCCCAAGCATGCCCGACTTTGAAGAAGCTCCAGTTGATGAAGCTATTCACCAGGAAGCAAGTAACGAAATTTATGCTGTGCCAGAAGCCCAAGATGAAGCGTTTCTTGATATTCCTGAAATAAGTGATGCAGATGCCAATCCTTTAGAAGTTTCTGACGAAGAATTTTCGGCAGTGCCTTTGACCAATCCTAAAATGGCGGAAGAGCATGATGAAGGTGGTTGGGCTCATCAAGATTTAACTAAGTTTAAAATCAATCTTCCAGAAACTGAAACCGGTGACTTTGCATCGAAGTTTGTGATTCCTCAGGATGACGAACTTTCATCGGCTCACATTGAAATGGATGGCGATTTTGAAGAGATCAGCTTTGTTAAGCCAGGTGCCACTAAAACAGCTCCTAAACCAACAACTGAATCCTTTGTTTCTAAAGTAGAAAAGTCCGTTAAAGACCAAATGATGGAAACGCTACAAAAGGCGGCGCCAAAACGTGCTGAAGCTCCTCAGGCAGCAGCGCAGAATGCCCAATCCAAGGGTGACTTAAACAGCAATATGATGGAAAAGGTTATTCGTGAGGAAGCTCGCGAAGTGATTGAATCCATTTGCTGGAAAATCCTTCCAGAGATCGCTGAACGCATCGTGCGTGATGAGATCAATAAAATCCTCAAAGATACCGAGAAATCAATTTAA
- the lptG gene encoding LPS export ABC transporter permease LptG, whose translation MNRIDRYTSWLFWGYFIGGLLVFLTVFTAVDAMSTMVTYPGVAPSALIKYYLYSFPEIVSKLLPVACLLGTILTLSSLNKANELVALFAAGMSLIRICFPILLWVLLISAIGYMATDRLLPQATKQKNYILYYDLKKEPHRFSTIKTDKIWYRSKNSIFNIQTLNAKGDKAQGLTMYFFNEAWDLVQMITARQVNIEGAQWVLEEGAVTIFSKDSSFPLTSQFKRKSIVMAEDSKDLQSAGATANMMSQKELDHFINKNKAAGLDTVAYEVDYHAKISFAFAGLVMCLLGIPFSVGKARSGGTMLNVGICLALVFAYYVFYSSGITLGQHGTVPPVVAAWTPNILMTMVALVLLKRLKR comes from the coding sequence ATGAACCGCATCGATCGATATACATCTTGGCTATTTTGGGGCTACTTCATCGGTGGCTTGCTCGTTTTCTTGACCGTATTCACTGCGGTGGATGCGATGTCTACTATGGTAACTTACCCTGGTGTTGCTCCGTCAGCTTTAATCAAATACTACCTTTATTCATTCCCAGAGATTGTTTCAAAACTTCTTCCGGTCGCCTGTTTGTTAGGCACAATTTTGACTTTATCTAGTTTGAATAAAGCAAATGAACTCGTTGCGTTATTCGCAGCGGGCATGAGTTTAATCCGTATTTGCTTTCCGATTCTGCTGTGGGTGCTATTAATTTCAGCAATCGGTTACATGGCGACGGATCGTTTGCTTCCGCAAGCGACGAAACAAAAGAACTATATTCTGTATTATGATCTGAAAAAAGAGCCGCACCGTTTTTCAACGATCAAGACGGATAAGATTTGGTACCGCTCGAAAAACTCGATCTTTAATATTCAAACCTTGAATGCAAAAGGGGACAAAGCCCAAGGGTTAACCATGTACTTCTTTAATGAGGCATGGGACTTGGTCCAAATGATCACGGCTCGCCAAGTAAATATCGAAGGGGCCCAGTGGGTTTTAGAAGAGGGGGCGGTTACGATCTTTTCAAAAGATTCAAGCTTCCCGCTAACTAGCCAGTTTAAACGAAAAAGTATTGTGATGGCCGAAGACTCTAAGGACTTACAAAGTGCCGGGGCCACTGCCAATATGATGTCGCAAAAGGAACTGGATCACTTCATTAACAAAAATAAGGCAGCCGGTTTAGATACGGTGGCCTATGAAGTCGACTATCACGCTAAAATCAGCTTTGCTTTTGCAGGCCTTGTAATGTGTTTATTAGGTATCCCTTTTAGTGTGGGTAAGGCTCGCTCTGGGGGTACGATGCTGAATGTGGGGATCTGTTTAGCCCTAGTTTTTGCCTATTATGTATTTTATTCCTCAGGGATCACTTTAGGGCAGCACGGGACAGTACCTCCGGTGGTGGCCGCTTGGACGCCTAATATTCTCATGACGATGGTGGCCTTGGTCCTTCTCAAAAGGCTGAAACGCTGA
- the def gene encoding peptide deformylase, translated as MIMKILTFPDPKLREVSKPVEAFGPEIKKLSEDMIETMYDANGIGLAAPQVGELVRMVVIDTRPKDEKGRRYKYEEMTELEAAVKQPLILINPEIVKGEGKTTFDEGCLSIPGYYETVQRFNYIEMKAFDLNGKEFIVKTDGLLAICMQHELDHLEGTLFVDHLSFIKGNKIKNQIKKFGYPVKEEKEKAKAGSKTADEEKIEV; from the coding sequence ATGATCATGAAAATCCTCACTTTCCCTGACCCAAAACTGCGTGAAGTTTCTAAGCCTGTAGAGGCATTTGGACCAGAAATCAAAAAGCTTTCAGAGGATATGATCGAAACTATGTACGATGCGAACGGCATCGGTTTAGCAGCCCCTCAAGTCGGCGAGCTTGTTCGTATGGTCGTTATCGACACTCGCCCTAAGGATGAAAAAGGTCGCCGCTACAAGTACGAAGAAATGACTGAACTTGAAGCCGCAGTTAAGCAGCCTTTGATTTTAATCAATCCTGAAATCGTTAAAGGCGAAGGTAAAACAACTTTTGATGAAGGCTGTTTGTCTATTCCTGGTTACTACGAAACGGTTCAACGTTTTAACTATATAGAAATGAAAGCTTTTGATTTGAACGGTAAAGAATTTATCGTGAAAACTGATGGCTTACTTGCGATCTGCATGCAGCACGAACTTGATCATCTTGAAGGCACATTGTTCGTAGATCATTTAAGCTTTATCAAAGGCAACAAGATCAAAAATCAGATCAAGAAATTCGGTTATCCTGTAAAAGAGGAAAAAGAAAAAGCCAAAGCCGGATCAAAAACAGCTGACGAAGAAAAGATCGAAGTGTGA
- the fmt gene encoding methionyl-tRNA formyltransferase — translation MSKVRVCFLGTPEFAVTSLKALLEDAHFEVVGVVTQPDRPAGRKLQLTPSPVKVLAQDHGLKVISPESLKNDNAANEEIKSWGAEVGVVVAFGQILTQAFLDSFRFGCVNVHGSILPRWRGAAPIQRAIEAGDEETGVTLQKMVKKLDAGDIIGIRRVKITQEMHALQLHDELALLGADLLRVELMDYVRGNLAPVPQDEAQVTIAKKIDKTESLVDWNLSAKNIDGKIRGFVYGPGTYTILQGKKLKLHKAVPLPASNNSEPGQVLEVGADFVSVATGDGVLKLLEVQPESRNRMLVADFLKGTALKIGDKFGV, via the coding sequence GTGAGTAAGGTCCGAGTTTGTTTCCTAGGGACTCCAGAATTTGCAGTCACCTCTTTAAAAGCTCTTTTAGAAGATGCACATTTTGAAGTTGTCGGCGTGGTGACCCAACCTGATCGCCCCGCTGGCCGGAAACTTCAACTGACACCCAGTCCTGTTAAAGTTTTAGCCCAAGATCATGGGCTCAAAGTTATTTCTCCTGAATCCTTAAAAAATGATAACGCTGCTAACGAAGAAATCAAAAGCTGGGGCGCTGAAGTTGGCGTTGTTGTGGCTTTTGGTCAAATTCTTACGCAAGCTTTCTTGGATTCATTCCGTTTTGGTTGCGTGAACGTGCATGGTTCGATTTTACCGCGCTGGCGTGGTGCTGCTCCGATTCAACGTGCGATTGAAGCCGGTGATGAAGAGACAGGCGTGACTTTGCAGAAAATGGTAAAGAAACTAGATGCCGGCGACATCATTGGCATTCGCCGCGTGAAGATCACTCAAGAAATGCACGCCCTGCAGTTGCATGATGAGTTGGCCTTATTAGGAGCTGACTTATTGCGTGTGGAGTTAATGGACTATGTGCGCGGGAATTTAGCGCCAGTTCCGCAGGATGAAGCGCAAGTGACCATTGCTAAGAAAATCGATAAAACCGAGTCCTTAGTTGACTGGAATCTTTCGGCAAAAAATATTGACGGAAAAATCCGAGGCTTTGTTTACGGGCCGGGTACGTATACAATTCTTCAAGGTAAAAAATTAAAACTTCATAAAGCCGTGCCTTTGCCTGCTTCTAATAATTCAGAGCCGGGCCAAGTGCTTGAAGTGGGTGCTGATTTTGTTAGTGTTGCCACTGGTGACGGAGTTTTAAAACTTTTAGAAGTTCAGCCCGAATCCCGCAATCGCATGCTGGTGGCAGACTTTTTAAAAGGCACGGCCTTAAAAATAGGAGATAAATTCGGTGTCTAA
- the rpe gene encoding ribulose-phosphate 3-epimerase has product MVAPSILSADFANLEKEIKAVAAAGADWIHVDVMDGRFVPNITIGIPVVKSLKKVSPIPLDVHLMIEEPEKYVAEFIKAGSDYLTIHVEATKDPAAVLKQIRELGAKPGITLRPRTSLDEVLPLLPLCDLVLVMTVEPGFGGQSFMDDQIQKISRLRSEIQNKKLNCLIEVDGGINEETAKRCHEADVFVAGSYVFGRDYSSAIASLKKP; this is encoded by the coding sequence ATGGTAGCCCCATCAATTTTGTCAGCGGACTTTGCAAATCTTGAAAAAGAAATCAAGGCTGTGGCTGCAGCGGGGGCCGATTGGATTCACGTGGATGTGATGGACGGACGATTTGTTCCTAACATCACGATCGGTATTCCAGTTGTTAAATCATTAAAAAAAGTTTCACCGATTCCTTTAGATGTTCACTTGATGATCGAAGAGCCTGAAAAATACGTTGCTGAATTTATCAAAGCGGGCAGTGATTATTTAACAATCCACGTTGAAGCGACGAAAGACCCTGCAGCGGTTTTAAAACAAATCCGCGAGCTGGGCGCAAAACCTGGAATCACTCTTCGTCCGCGCACTTCTTTGGATGAAGTTCTTCCTTTGCTGCCACTTTGTGATTTGGTTTTAGTCATGACGGTAGAGCCTGGCTTTGGTGGTCAGTCTTTTATGGACGATCAAATCCAAAAAATCTCGCGCTTACGTTCTGAAATTCAAAATAAAAAATTGAATTGTCTTATTGAAGTGGATGGCGGCATCAACGAAGAAACTGCGAAGCGCTGTCATGAGGCGGATGTTTTCGTAGCCGGTAGTTATGTCTTTGGCCGGGATTATAGCTCGGCTATCGCCTCTTTGAAGAAACCATAA
- a CDS encoding NUDIX domain-containing protein — protein sequence MLRTFKDDKEFYSSLPKKRIGTGALLFYRRSLLIVQPTYNPGWILPGGTVEGEESPLEGLHREVKEELSIEIEPTHLLSVDYISNRDVKGEYIQFLFAAKELTEEQVHKIKLQAYELRDFNFVSLEKAAELLTEPVALRMANSLESLDPKKGAVYLENGKPIYGFFKEAIAEL from the coding sequence ATGTTACGAACTTTCAAAGACGATAAAGAGTTTTACTCTTCTCTGCCTAAGAAAAGAATCGGCACCGGCGCATTGTTGTTTTATAGAAGATCATTACTTATTGTTCAGCCTACCTACAACCCGGGATGGATTCTTCCTGGCGGTACAGTTGAAGGCGAAGAATCCCCCCTTGAAGGTTTGCACCGAGAAGTGAAAGAGGAACTTTCCATTGAAATTGAACCGACTCATCTTTTATCAGTGGACTATATTTCTAATCGCGATGTGAAGGGTGAATACATCCAATTTCTTTTTGCCGCCAAAGAATTAACTGAAGAACAAGTACATAAAATAAAACTGCAAGCTTACGAACTCAGAGACTTTAATTTCGTCAGTTTAGAAAAAGCTGCAGAGCTTTTAACTGAACCCGTTGCCTTAAGAATGGCAAACAGTCTTGAATCCTTAGATCCCAAAAAAGGGGCTGTTTACTTAGAAAACGGAAAACCGATTTATGGTTTCTTCAAAGAGGCGATAGCCGAGCTATAA